One region of Moraxella sp. ZY210820 genomic DNA includes:
- the recG gene encoding ATP-dependent DNA helicase RecG, with protein MTQLSQLKGIGKNTLAQLEKLQIFTLDDLLFHLPRDYEDRSTIIPIYQLQAGRSYLIQGIVKSSEFSQGKRQSLAITLDDGSGKVTLRFYHFYKTMIERMAVGKVLRVFGEARLGVRGIEFYHPEVEQISQTTPLPKTQLTAIYPSTDGLTQKKLRELIQQAIENTDDLVELLPAHLTNGYDLKQALVYIHQPPKTANMQQLLQGSHPAQQRLIFEELVAHQVSLLQRRQYIQHIQAPTFTESQSLKQQLLERLPYKITNAQQRVSMEIAQDMAKNVPMLRLVQGDVGAGKTLVAGLASCHVLEQGWQVALMAPTEILAEQHYLNFKQWFEPLGITVTWLVGKIKGKARQKILDDIQSNQAQMIIGTHALFQEQVQFAQLGLVMIDEQHRFGVEQRLALRNKNQKVMPHQLALSATPIPRSLAMNLYGDLDSSIIDELPPNRTPIQTVTVAIDRREEVLQRVIKNCMEDKQAYWVCTLVEQSESLDAQAAEVFYQEVQQRFPHVNVGLIHGKMKADEKQSVMMAFKNNELQLLIATTVIEVGVDVPNASIMIIENAERLGLSQLHQLRGRVGRGAKASFCVLMYKNPLSQNGQERLNILRESHDGFVIAEKDLELRGAGELLGTQQTGDMGFRVANLQRDEHLLEQAHQTAYILIEQYPQNAEQLVKRWLPNATRYAYV; from the coding sequence ATGACACAACTCTCTCAACTCAAAGGTATTGGCAAAAATACATTGGCTCAACTGGAAAAGTTGCAGATTTTTACGCTTGATGATTTATTATTCCATTTACCAAGAGATTATGAAGACCGTAGTACCATTATTCCAATTTATCAATTACAAGCTGGGCGGAGCTATTTAATTCAAGGGATTGTTAAATCGAGTGAATTTAGTCAAGGTAAACGTCAGTCTTTAGCAATTACACTTGATGATGGGAGCGGGAAAGTTACTTTACGCTTTTATCATTTTTATAAAACCATGATAGAGCGTATGGCTGTGGGTAAGGTTTTACGAGTTTTTGGTGAAGCTCGATTGGGTGTGCGTGGTATTGAATTTTATCACCCAGAAGTTGAGCAAATCAGTCAAACTACACCTTTACCAAAAACTCAACTGACAGCAATTTACCCAAGTACAGATGGTTTAACTCAAAAAAAATTAAGAGAATTGATTCAACAAGCTATTGAAAATACTGATGATTTAGTAGAGTTGTTACCAGCACATTTGACCAATGGTTATGATTTAAAACAAGCCTTAGTTTATATTCATCAACCACCAAAAACAGCAAATATGCAACAATTATTGCAAGGTTCACACCCTGCACAGCAACGTTTAATTTTTGAAGAATTGGTCGCACATCAAGTGAGTTTATTGCAACGCCGTCAATATATTCAACATATTCAAGCACCTACATTTACAGAAAGTCAGTCATTAAAACAACAATTATTAGAACGTTTACCGTATAAAATCACCAATGCACAACAACGAGTTTCTATGGAAATTGCTCAAGATATGGCAAAGAATGTTCCAATGTTACGCTTGGTACAGGGTGATGTAGGTGCAGGTAAAACTTTAGTGGCAGGTCTTGCATCATGTCATGTATTGGAGCAAGGGTGGCAAGTCGCATTGATGGCACCTACTGAAATTTTGGCAGAGCAACATTACCTGAATTTTAAACAATGGTTTGAACCGTTGGGGATTACTGTAACGTGGTTAGTGGGCAAAATTAAAGGCAAGGCTCGGCAAAAAATATTGGACGATATTCAATCCAATCAAGCACAAATGATTATCGGTACGCACGCTTTATTTCAAGAACAGGTACAATTCGCCCAACTGGGTTTGGTGATGATTGATGAACAACATCGTTTTGGTGTGGAGCAACGCTTGGCATTACGCAATAAAAATCAAAAAGTTATGCCACATCAATTAGCATTGAGTGCAACCCCCATTCCACGCAGTTTGGCCATGAATTTATATGGTGATTTAGATAGTTCCATCATTGATGAGTTACCACCCAATCGTACACCTATTCAAACAGTAACTGTTGCAATTGACCGCCGTGAAGAAGTGTTACAACGTGTGATTAAAAATTGTATGGAAGATAAACAGGCCTATTGGGTGTGTACATTAGTTGAACAATCTGAAAGTTTAGATGCACAAGCTGCCGAAGTATTTTATCAAGAGGTACAACAACGTTTTCCACATGTAAATGTTGGATTGATACACGGTAAAATGAAAGCAGATGAAAAACAATCAGTGATGATGGCATTTAAAAATAATGAATTACAATTATTAATTGCTACTACAGTGATAGAGGTGGGTGTTGATGTTCCTAATGCGTCTATTATGATTATTGAAAATGCGGAACGTTTAGGTTTATCACAATTACATCAATTAAGAGGACGAGTAGGACGTGGAGCAAAGGCAAGTTTTTGTGTATTAATGTATAAAAATCCATTATCACAAAATGGACAAGAACGTTTGAATATTTTACGAGAAAGCCATGATGGTTTTGTCATTGCAGAGAAAGATTTGGAATTGCGTGGTGCGGGTGAATTATTAGGCACACAACAAACAGGTGATATGGGGTTTCGTGTGGCAAATTTACAGCGTGATGAACATTTACTGGAGCAAGCCCATCAAACAGCTTATATTTTAATAGAACAATATCCACAAAATGCAGAACAATTGGTCAAACGTTGGCTTCCAAATGCAACAAGATATGCTTATGTCTAA
- the serB gene encoding phosphoserine phosphatase SerB translates to MKEIILFSFLGPDQAGQFTRLMEVLDRHQLTMLDVGQAVIHNQLTLGIFVASDNPTATALAMKDFLMLAQEINLTVRFKPISQEEYEQWSQSGGEARYIVTALAPELKPSDLQAVTQVIAEHGLNIETVTRLSGRQSLNPSQNDMKRSCIQFSLNGTLMDDQIMREACLKLSNELQIDVAVQVNNPYRRNRRLVCFDMDSTLIEQEVIDELAKEAGVGHQVAEITERAMQGELDFQSSFKARVALLKGLDASVLPKIAERLTITEGAERLISTLKALGYKTAILSGGFQYFAEYLQQKLGIDEVHANILDVENGIVTGEVSGVIVDGARKAELLRQIADNMGISLQQTIAVGDGANDLPMLSIAGLGVAFRAKPMVRENANQNISSVGLDGVLYLLGVHDKDLYRA, encoded by the coding sequence ATGAAAGAAATTATTTTATTCTCATTTTTAGGGCCTGACCAAGCAGGACAATTTACACGTTTAATGGAAGTACTCGACCGCCATCAATTAACAATGCTTGATGTGGGACAAGCGGTTATTCATAATCAGCTTACATTAGGAATTTTTGTTGCATCTGACAATCCAACTGCTACAGCATTGGCAATGAAAGATTTTCTCATGTTGGCTCAAGAAATTAATTTAACCGTGCGTTTTAAACCAATTTCACAAGAAGAATATGAACAATGGTCGCAAAGTGGTGGCGAGGCTCGTTATATCGTAACAGCACTTGCTCCAGAGTTAAAACCATCAGATTTACAAGCAGTTACCCAAGTGATTGCTGAACATGGTTTGAATATTGAAACGGTTACTCGTTTATCAGGACGACAATCACTCAATCCAAGTCAAAATGACATGAAGCGTTCGTGTATTCAATTTAGCTTGAATGGTACTTTGATGGACGACCAAATCATGCGTGAAGCGTGTTTGAAATTGTCTAATGAATTGCAAATTGATGTCGCCGTGCAAGTCAATAATCCATATCGCCGTAACCGCCGTTTGGTGTGTTTTGATATGGATTCTACCTTAATTGAACAAGAAGTGATTGATGAATTAGCTAAAGAAGCAGGTGTTGGACATCAAGTGGCAGAAATTACTGAGCGTGCAATGCAAGGCGAGTTAGATTTCCAAAGTAGTTTTAAAGCTCGTGTTGCTTTATTAAAAGGTTTAGATGCGAGTGTCTTACCAAAAATTGCTGAACGTTTAACCATTACTGAAGGGGCGGAACGTCTGATTTCTACTCTAAAAGCATTGGGTTATAAAACTGCGATTTTATCAGGTGGATTTCAATATTTTGCCGAATATTTACAACAAAAATTAGGCATTGATGAAGTTCATGCCAATATTTTAGATGTGGAAAATGGTATTGTTACAGGCGAAGTGTCTGGTGTGATTGTTGATGGTGCAAGAAAAGCTGAGCTTTTACGCCAAATCGCTGATAATATGGGCATTTCTCTACAACAAACTATTGCGGTGGGCGATGGAGCAAATGATTTACCGATGTTATCTATTGCGGGTTTAGGCGTAGCATTCCGTGCAAAACCAATGGTTCGTGAAAATGCGAATCAAAATATTTCGAGTGTGGGCTTAGATGGTGTACTCTATTTATTAGGTGTGCATGATAAAGATTTATATCGGGCGTGA
- the dapA gene encoding 4-hydroxy-tetrahydrodipicolinate synthase, translating into MTQHTPNIQGSIVAIVTPMLEDGGVDWKALEDLVEWHIEQGTHSIVAVGTTGEASTLSMEEHTQVIKEIIRVANKRIPIIAGTGANSTHEAIELTQAAKDLGADACLLVTPYYNKPTQEGLYQHYKTIAEAVDIPQILYNVPGRTGVDMSNDTVVRLADVKNIVGIKDATGDIPRGTELIQRLNGKIAVYSGDDATAWQLILAGAKGNISVTANVAPKVMSQVCEFALAGNQAEAEQSNAKVAHLHEILFCESNPIPVKWALYEMKRIDVGIRLPLTPLATQFREPIRQALQQAEII; encoded by the coding sequence ATGACTCAGCACACACCAAATATTCAAGGTTCTATTGTTGCCATTGTAACGCCAATGTTAGAAGATGGTGGTGTAGACTGGAAAGCACTTGAAGATTTAGTCGAATGGCATATTGAACAAGGAACACATAGTATTGTTGCGGTGGGTACAACAGGTGAAGCATCGACCTTGAGTATGGAAGAACATACTCAAGTGATTAAAGAAATTATTCGTGTGGCAAATAAACGTATTCCAATTATTGCAGGTACGGGTGCAAATTCAACGCATGAAGCGATTGAATTAACTCAAGCAGCTAAGGATTTAGGTGCAGATGCGTGTTTATTGGTAACACCTTATTATAATAAGCCAACGCAAGAAGGTTTATATCAACATTATAAAACGATTGCTGAAGCGGTAGATATTCCACAAATTTTATATAATGTGCCGGGGCGTACAGGGGTCGATATGTCAAATGATACAGTTGTACGTTTGGCTGATGTTAAAAATATTGTTGGAATTAAAGATGCAACAGGCGATATTCCACGTGGAACAGAACTCATTCAACGTTTAAATGGTAAAATTGCGGTTTATTCTGGCGATGATGCAACCGCTTGGCAACTGATTTTGGCAGGGGCGAAAGGTAATATCTCGGTAACAGCTAATGTTGCACCCAAAGTGATGAGCCAAGTATGTGAATTTGCATTAGCAGGAAATCAAGCGGAAGCAGAACAAAGCAATGCCAAAGTCGCACATTTACATGAGATTTTATTCTGTGAATCGAACCCAATTCCTGTAAAATGGGCTTTATATGAAATGAAACGTATTGATGTGGGCATTCGTTTACCTTTAACACCACTTGCAACACAATTCCGTGAGCCAATTCGCCAAGCCTTACAACAAGCGGAGATTATCTAA
- a CDS encoding RidA family protein has translation MTRQVIHTEHAPAAIGTYSQAILVNDTIYLSGQIGLDPYTMELVDGIEAQIRRVFDNLKAVCEAGGASLADIAKLNIFLTDLSHFQLVNQIMGEYFAQPYPARAALGVASLPRGALVEMDGIVVLK, from the coding sequence ATGACACGTCAAGTTATCCATACAGAACACGCACCTGCGGCGATTGGTACTTATTCACAAGCAATTTTGGTTAATGATACCATTTATCTATCAGGGCAAATTGGTTTAGACCCTTATACGATGGAATTGGTTGATGGGATTGAAGCACAAATACGCCGTGTATTTGATAACTTAAAAGCAGTTTGTGAAGCAGGCGGTGCAAGTTTAGCTGATATTGCAAAATTAAATATTTTTCTAACAGATTTATCACACTTCCAATTAGTTAATCAAATTATGGGTGAATATTTTGCACAGCCTTATCCTGCTCGTGCCGCTTTGGGTGTAGCAAGTTTACCACGTGGTGCATTAGTGGAAATGGACGGTATTGTGGTACTTAAATAA
- a CDS encoding ComF family protein: protein MSNLSRSKIRFKPLYHTWRDYLQRFLPCVACQMDNSIYAGLCEDCWQQLPWALTEVQRHELNVQIACYYDYPLNQMILQYKYHHQLLYAPLFAQLILQLKLPKVQAVVAMPISEQRLAERGFNQALEIAKIVAKALNIPIWQPIQRASAGRQKGLSRVERLENIDEQFMIQDKIGKIYRNILIIDDVVTTGASLSALSKALEPLKIEKISYACVAGAR, encoded by the coding sequence ATGTCTAATTTATCACGTTCAAAAATCCGCTTTAAGCCTTTATATCATACTTGGCGAGATTATTTACAGCGTTTTTTACCCTGTGTTGCTTGTCAAATGGACAATTCAATATACGCAGGTTTATGTGAAGATTGCTGGCAACAACTACCTTGGGCATTGACTGAAGTGCAACGTCATGAATTAAATGTACAAATTGCCTGTTATTATGACTATCCACTCAATCAAATGATTTTACAATATAAATATCATCATCAATTACTCTATGCACCATTATTTGCCCAGTTGATATTACAATTAAAATTACCCAAAGTACAAGCTGTGGTTGCCATGCCCATTTCTGAACAGCGTCTTGCTGAACGTGGTTTTAATCAAGCCTTAGAAATTGCTAAAATTGTGGCAAAAGCCTTAAATATACCCATTTGGCAACCAATTCAACGAGCTAGTGCAGGACGGCAAAAGGGTTTAAGTCGTGTAGAGCGTTTAGAAAATATCGATGAACAATTTATGATTCAAGATAAAATAGGTAAAATTTATCGTAATATTCTAATTATTGATGATGTTGTTACCACAGGAGCATCATTATCAGCTTTAAGTAAAGCACTTGAACCGTTAAAGATTGAAAAAATCAGTTATGCGTGTGTCGCAGGTGCAAGATAA
- a CDS encoding AAA family ATPase has protein sequence MKIEKVEIKGLFGKKDICWELNPQVNVLVGANGSGKSTILSLLYDMLLTKSLRNNIDLFDSSKIYFSDSSVRIFDSISPNELSQFENNISSDLRVLLQIVSIKSVLSLNEVNSLDNENKLNIKVILGKDTDKLYIDLIEANLTNSNANHIIQKSNQEKTNALDMEIRETIYEFNKIKTDELIERLLSSFNLFFNQIGKQVSYENNELVYTDIDLQKKLNYSHLSSGERQLIYILLRVVLSNADKNKTAIILMDEPEISLHLDWQEHFIKQLTILNPDAQFIIVTHSPALIMNGWNDVYTDMEEITTWL, from the coding sequence ATGAAAATTGAAAAAGTTGAGATTAAAGGTTTATTTGGTAAAAAAGATATTTGTTGGGAACTTAATCCACAAGTCAATGTACTTGTTGGAGCGAATGGAAGTGGGAAATCGACGATTTTATCTCTTTTATATGATATGCTATTAACAAAAAGTTTAAGAAACAATATAGATTTATTTGACTCTTCTAAGATATATTTTAGTGATAGTTCAGTAAGAATATTTGATTCAATCTCACCTAATGAATTATCTCAATTTGAGAATAATATTTCATCAGATTTGAGAGTGTTATTACAGATAGTATCTATTAAGAGTGTTTTATCTTTAAATGAAGTTAATAGTTTAGATAATGAAAATAAATTAAATATTAAAGTAATTTTAGGAAAGGATACAGATAAATTATATATTGATTTAATTGAAGCCAATCTGACGAATTCTAATGCAAATCATATTATTCAAAAAAGCAATCAAGAAAAAACCAATGCTTTAGATATGGAGATTCGTGAAACAATTTATGAATTTAATAAAATTAAAACAGATGAGTTGATTGAGCGTTTGTTATCTAGTTTTAATTTATTTTTTAATCAAATTGGTAAACAAGTCAGTTATGAAAATAATGAGTTAGTTTATACAGATATAGACTTACAAAAAAAGTTAAATTATTCTCATTTGTCATCAGGTGAACGCCAGTTGATTTATATTTTATTGCGTGTGGTTTTAAGTAATGCTGATAAAAATAAAACAGCAATTATTTTGATGGACGAGCCTGAAATCTCTTTACATTTAGATTGGCAAGAGCATTTTATTAAACAACTTACGATTTTAAATCCTGATGCTCAATTTATTATTGTTACGCATAGTCCTGCTTTAATCATGAATGGTTGGAATGATGTCTATACAGATATGGAGGAAATTACCACATGGCTATGA
- the bfr gene encoding bacterioferritin, whose product MQGNKEVIIQLNQVLYHQLTAINQYFLHARMFNDWGINELGEADYKESIHQMKHADKIIERILFLNGLPNLQHLGKLYIGQHTEEVLQCNVRKAQENIEALQKAITVAEQHLDYVTRELVQNILEAEEEYHDWANTQLDLIEKVGIQNYIQSNMGEDEH is encoded by the coding sequence ATGCAAGGTAATAAAGAAGTCATTATACAATTAAATCAAGTGCTTTATCATCAACTCACTGCGATTAACCAATATTTTTTACACGCTCGTATGTTTAATGATTGGGGTATTAATGAATTAGGTGAAGCAGATTATAAAGAATCGATTCATCAAATGAAACACGCTGATAAAATCATTGAACGTATTTTATTTTTAAATGGTTTACCAAATTTGCAACATTTAGGTAAATTGTATATTGGTCAGCATACTGAAGAAGTATTACAATGCAACGTGCGTAAGGCTCAAGAAAACATTGAAGCATTACAAAAAGCGATTACTGTGGCTGAACAGCATTTAGATTATGTTACCCGTGAATTGGTACAAAATATTTTAGAAGCTGAAGAAGAATATCATGATTGGGCAAATACACAGCTTGATTTGATTGAAAAAGTAGGTATTCAAAACTATATCCAATCAAATATGGGCGAAGATGAACATTAA
- the purC gene encoding phosphoribosylaminoimidazolesuccinocarboxamide synthase, translating to MQKQELLYTGKAKSVYTTENPDLLVLVFRDDASAFNGEKIAQLERKGKVNNRFNAFIMQKLAEAGIETHFEQLLTPTEVLVKKLDMIPVECVIRNYTAGSLCRRLGLEEGLPLTPPTFELFFKDDALGDPMVNESQSVALGWATEQQLAEMKRLTYKVNEVLSELFAQGNMILVDFKLEFGVFKDRIVLGDEFSPDGCRLWDKDTKKKLDKDRFRQGLGDVVEAYEEVAHRLGVDLSDI from the coding sequence ATGCAAAAACAAGAGTTACTCTATACTGGTAAAGCAAAATCAGTTTATACCACAGAAAATCCAGATTTATTGGTTTTAGTTTTCCGTGATGATGCGTCAGCATTTAACGGTGAAAAAATTGCTCAACTTGAGCGTAAAGGTAAAGTAAATAATCGCTTTAATGCATTTATTATGCAAAAATTGGCTGAAGCGGGTATTGAAACACATTTTGAGCAATTATTAACACCAACTGAAGTATTGGTTAAGAAATTAGACATGATTCCTGTAGAATGTGTGATTCGTAACTATACAGCAGGTAGTTTATGTCGCCGTTTAGGTTTGGAAGAAGGTTTACCATTAACACCACCGACTTTTGAATTATTCTTTAAAGATGATGCATTAGGCGACCCAATGGTTAATGAAAGCCAATCAGTTGCATTAGGTTGGGCAACTGAACAGCAACTTGCAGAAATGAAACGTCTAACTTACAAAGTAAATGAAGTATTAAGTGAATTGTTTGCACAAGGTAATATGATTTTAGTGGACTTTAAACTTGAATTTGGCGTGTTTAAAGACCGTATTGTGTTAGGTGATGAATTTTCTCCAGATGGTTGCCGTTTGTGGGATAAAGACACTAAGAAAAAATTAGATAAAGACCGTTTCCGTCAAGGTTTAGGCGATGTAGTTGAAGCTTATGAAGAAGTGGCACATCGTTTAGGTGTTGATTTAAGCGATATTTAA
- a CDS encoding bacterioferritin-associated ferredoxin, whose protein sequence is MYVCLCRGITDQDIKNAMAEGASSFREVRDLLDLGTCCGRCAPEARSIINQELAEIASRLAVAA, encoded by the coding sequence ATGTACGTTTGCTTATGTCGAGGCATTACTGACCAAGATATTAAAAATGCAATGGCTGAAGGAGCGAGCAGTTTCCGTGAAGTGCGTGATTTATTGGATTTAGGCACGTGTTGTGGACGGTGTGCCCCTGAAGCTCGTTCAATTATCAATCAAGAATTGGCAGAAATTGCGAGTCGTTTAGCTGTAGCGGCTTAA
- a CDS encoding lipoprotein-34 precursor (NlpB), whose amino-acid sequence MMMKKTTLIMLSLVSLSLAGCSMMGIDNRSLEYKNAKTLKPLEVPYGMQMREETALYPSPVIEEHALNNAPRYENRRGNRYELPRPALGASMSMNTIQLQNLRPHMIYDGNKNPLLQIAGDTEQIWRYVVATASSLNYKLTSEDKTSAVLEKDGKQYLLYLSQIGATHVLALYDETGSFASKEIATEILTQIYQNWPV is encoded by the coding sequence GTGATGATGAAAAAAACAACATTAATCATGCTTAGCTTAGTCAGTTTGAGTCTGGCTGGTTGTAGCATGATGGGCATTGATAACCGCTCTTTAGAATATAAAAATGCGAAAACATTAAAACCATTAGAAGTGCCTTATGGTATGCAAATGCGTGAAGAAACCGCATTATATCCTTCACCTGTTATTGAAGAACATGCGTTAAACAATGCACCACGTTATGAAAATCGTCGTGGTAATCGTTATGAATTGCCACGTCCTGCTCTAGGTGCAAGCATGTCAATGAATACCATTCAGTTGCAAAATTTACGCCCACATATGATTTATGATGGTAATAAAAATCCATTATTACAAATTGCTGGTGATACGGAGCAAATTTGGCGTTATGTGGTGGCAACAGCAAGCAGTTTAAATTATAAACTGACCTCTGAAGATAAAACGTCAGCAGTTTTAGAAAAAGATGGCAAACAATATCTGTTATATTTAAGTCAAATTGGTGCGACACACGTTTTGGCATTATATGATGAAACAGGAAGTTTTGCTTCAAAAGAAATTGCAACTGAAATTCTTACACAAATTTATCAAAATTGGCCTGTTTAA
- a CDS encoding Bax inhibitor-1/YccA family protein has protein sequence MNSQNPILNRVEMYATPQDPMTIGGAIQKSVILTSVASAFAVALFFFFALTGNAGAAGLASIIGIVVSFILALVVTFKPQYAPTLGIPYALFEGCFLAGVSYYYQAKFPGVPMMALLATVVTAGVMLALYKARIIRATEKFKSVVISATIAIAIVFVLQIILSLIFSSSIPGLFENTWLGIGFAAFVAIIASLNLILDFDLVENFAAQSAPKYTEWLCGISILATLVWMYVSFLRLIGFLSSDD, from the coding sequence ATGAACAGTCAAAACCCGATTTTAAATCGTGTTGAAATGTATGCAACACCGCAAGACCCAATGACGATTGGTGGTGCAATTCAGAAGAGCGTAATTTTAACAAGTGTGGCATCAGCATTTGCTGTAGCATTATTTTTCTTTTTTGCTTTAACGGGTAATGCAGGTGCGGCTGGTTTAGCGAGTATTATTGGTATTGTTGTCAGTTTTATTCTGGCATTAGTGGTAACGTTTAAACCACAATATGCACCAACTTTAGGTATTCCTTATGCTTTATTTGAAGGGTGCTTTTTAGCAGGTGTATCTTATTATTATCAAGCAAAATTTCCTGGCGTGCCGATGATGGCATTGTTGGCGACAGTAGTAACTGCTGGTGTGATGTTAGCTTTATATAAAGCTCGTATTATTCGTGCAACTGAAAAATTTAAATCTGTTGTGATTTCAGCAACCATTGCAATAGCCATTGTATTTGTATTACAAATTATTTTAAGTTTAATATTCTCAAGCTCTATTCCGGGTTTATTTGAAAATACATGGTTAGGGATTGGTTTTGCAGCATTTGTAGCGATTATTGCATCATTAAATTTAATCTTAGATTTTGATTTAGTGGAAAATTTTGCTGCTCAATCTGCACCAAAATATACAGAATGGTTATGTGGTATTAGTATTTTAGCGACTTTAGTGTGGATGTATGTTTCATTCTTACGTTTAATTGGCTTTTTAAGTAGTGATGATTAA
- a CDS encoding aminotransferase class IV family protein, translated as MTLQLLETIAIVDGQIQNFDYHQQRYQQGMRFLTQSNSDFALSHIIVPNEFQRGLVRCRMQYDVYQQHIEFFHYQTRNIQTYQIVICNEIDYSYKYTDREMINQLFAQRGGCDDIIIVKNGKITDSSIGNLLFYKNGQWFTPSEPLLAGTQRAKLLDLGQIQLANIYFNHLYQFEKMMMINALNPFDEQRAISMQMVQGV; from the coding sequence ATGACATTACAACTTTTAGAAACCATTGCCATTGTTGATGGGCAAATCCAAAATTTTGATTATCATCAGCAACGTTATCAGCAGGGTATGCGATTTTTAACGCAATCCAATTCAGATTTTGCTTTATCACACATTATTGTACCAAATGAATTTCAGCGTGGTTTAGTACGTTGTCGTATGCAATATGATGTTTATCAACAGCATATTGAGTTTTTTCACTATCAAACAAGAAATATTCAAACTTATCAAATTGTTATATGTAATGAAATTGATTATAGCTATAAATATACTGACCGTGAAATGATTAATCAACTATTCGCTCAGCGTGGTGGATGTGATGATATTATCATCGTTAAAAATGGCAAAATAACCGATAGTAGCATTGGCAATTTGTTATTTTATAAAAATGGGCAATGGTTTACACCATCAGAACCATTATTGGCAGGCACACAGCGAGCGAAGTTATTAGATTTAGGGCAAATTCAACTGGCTAATATTTATTTCAATCATTTATATCAATTTGAAAAAATGATGATGATTAATGCCTTAAATCCTTTTGATGAACAACGAGCGATTTCAATGCAAATGGTTCAAGGTGTGTGA